In Roseomonas fluvialis, one genomic interval encodes:
- a CDS encoding ATP synthase subunit C family protein: MEVAAAKALGAGIAVIALFGVGLGIGNIFSSLINSVARNPAARDVVFPIGILGFALTEAVALFALLIAFLILFA; the protein is encoded by the coding sequence ATGGAAGTCGCCGCCGCGAAGGCCCTTGGGGCCGGTATCGCCGTCATCGCGCTGTTCGGCGTGGGTCTGGGGATCGGCAATATCTTTTCCTCGCTGATCAACAGCGTGGCGCGCAACCCGGCCGCCCGTGACGTCGTGTTCCCGATCGGCATCCTGGGCTTCGCCCTGACGGAAGCCGTGGCGCTGTTCGCGCTGCTGATCGCCTTCCTCATCCTGTTCGCCTGA
- a CDS encoding F0F1 ATP synthase subunit B': MRRMMFLAALAAAVPGFAIAASTSAVPVEGMPQLAFGHPEQGRLLVGQIVWLLLIFAALYFLMANIALPRVGAVIEGRHARIAADLEAAQAAKAEADAAMAAHRAATEAARAEARAAVAGAVQAAQADADAKSAVLAARLNKQIADAEAQIDAARASAMGAIRGVATDTAEALVARLVGRADRATVEAAVGRVLASSGRA, from the coding sequence ATGCGCCGAATGATGTTCCTGGCGGCCCTGGCCGCCGCAGTGCCCGGCTTCGCGATCGCCGCGAGCACCTCGGCCGTTCCGGTCGAGGGCATGCCGCAGCTCGCCTTCGGCCATCCTGAGCAGGGCCGCCTGCTGGTCGGCCAGATCGTATGGCTGCTCCTGATCTTCGCGGCGCTGTACTTCCTGATGGCCAACATCGCGTTGCCGCGCGTCGGCGCCGTGATCGAAGGCCGCCACGCCCGCATCGCCGCCGACCTCGAAGCTGCGCAGGCGGCCAAGGCGGAAGCCGATGCCGCGATGGCCGCGCATCGTGCCGCGACCGAGGCAGCCCGCGCCGAGGCCCGCGCCGCCGTCGCCGGCGCCGTGCAGGCGGCGCAGGCCGATGCCGATGCGAAATCCGCCGTACTCGCCGCGCGCCTCAACAAGCAGATCGCGGATGCCGAGGCGCAGATCGACGCCGCCCGCGCCTCCGCCATGGGCGCGATCCGCGGCGTGGCGACCGACACGGCCGAGGCGCTGGTCGCCCGCCTGGTCGGCCGCGCCGACCGCGCCACCGTCGAAGCCGCCGTGGGCCGCGTGCTCGCCAGCAGCGGGAGGGCCTGA
- a CDS encoding AtpZ/AtpI family protein has product MNERNGFDERLRQARAREGLDKRPEGRGNLPQGPWGIGLRAGVEVVSALGVGIGIGFLLDRWLGTWPWLFLVFFVLGSLAGVGNVYRLFMPRPGGK; this is encoded by the coding sequence GTGAACGAACGCAACGGTTTCGACGAGAGGTTGCGGCAGGCGCGGGCCCGCGAAGGGCTCGACAAGCGTCCGGAAGGGCGTGGCAACCTGCCGCAGGGCCCCTGGGGGATCGGGTTGCGCGCGGGGGTCGAGGTGGTCTCGGCCCTGGGTGTGGGCATCGGGATCGGCTTCCTGCTGGACCGCTGGCTCGGCACCTGGCCTTGGCTTTTCCTGGTGTTCTTCGTCCTGGGCAGCTTGGCCGGGGTGGGGAACGTCTATCGGCTGTTCATGCCGCGCCCAGGTGGGAAATGA
- a CDS encoding F0F1 ATP synthase subunit A — MAVEGKTIDALSQFELSPVLGIFGHAVSFSQSNLFMVVAVALTWFLMKATADRGALVPGRLQALGESAYEFIQGMVRDQVGDEGKKYFPFVFSIFMFVLFGNLLGMLPYAFTYTSHIAVTLTLAVVVWVSVTVVALQRHGTHFFSYFFPEGAPTWLAPIIIPVEIISYLSRMVSLSVRLFANMVAGHVMLKVFATFVVLLGGLGAVGPFVAAMPLAVNVALVGFEFLVAFLQAYVFAILTSIYLHDAVHLH; from the coding sequence GTGGCGGTTGAAGGCAAGACGATCGACGCGCTGAGCCAGTTCGAGCTCTCTCCCGTCCTGGGCATCTTTGGCCATGCCGTGTCCTTCAGCCAGTCGAACCTGTTCATGGTGGTGGCCGTCGCGCTGACCTGGTTCCTGATGAAGGCGACCGCCGACCGCGGCGCGCTGGTCCCGGGCCGCCTGCAGGCGCTCGGCGAAAGCGCCTATGAATTCATCCAGGGCATGGTGCGCGACCAGGTCGGCGACGAGGGCAAGAAGTACTTCCCCTTCGTATTCTCGATCTTCATGTTCGTGCTGTTCGGCAACCTGCTTGGCATGCTGCCCTACGCATTCACCTACACCTCGCACATCGCGGTCACGCTGACGCTGGCGGTGGTGGTGTGGGTGTCGGTCACCGTGGTGGCGCTGCAGCGCCACGGCACGCATTTCTTCTCCTACTTCTTCCCCGAGGGCGCGCCGACCTGGCTGGCGCCGATCATCATCCCGGTCGAGATCATCTCCTACCTCTCCCGCATGGTGTCCCTCTCGGTCCGCCTGTTCGCCAACATGGTCGCCGGCCACGTCATGCTGAAGGTCTTCGCCACCTTCGTCGTGCTGCTGGGCGGTCTGGGCGCAGTCGGTCCCTTCGTCGCGGCCATGCCGCTGGCGGTGAATGTCGCCCTCGTGGGCTTCGAATTCCTGGTCGCGTTCCTGCAGGCCTATGTGTTTGCGATCCTGACCAGCATCTACCTGCACGACGCGGTGCACCTGCACTGA